One Methanobrevibacter millerae DNA window includes the following coding sequences:
- a CDS encoding serine protein kinase RIO: MDPKIAKADAKHQEIHSRKRKKNSEERKVSNEIFDKLTLETLYKIANQGYIDVLNGAISTGKEANVLIGVNNDGNFVAVKIYRIATSDFKKMNYYLNGDPRFNVKTKNKRKIIYSWVTKEYKNLKRLHDAGVNVPEPYTSANNVLLIEFIGDENGNPAQPVRNKKPEDPDEFFNKLLVELKKFVNDAKLVHGDLSNYNILNKNETPVIIDVSQSVVLDNPISKELLERDINTLVNEYTRLGVKTNFDEVWEYVNPKF; this comes from the coding sequence ATGGATCCTAAAATAGCTAAAGCGGACGCCAAGCACCAGGAAATTCACTCCCGTAAAAGAAAGAAAAACAGCGAGGAGCGAAAGGTCAGCAACGAAATCTTTGACAAGTTAACGCTGGAGACATTATACAAGATAGCTAATCAGGGATACATTGACGTTTTAAACGGAGCCATAAGCACCGGAAAGGAAGCAAACGTGCTTATAGGCGTCAACAATGACGGAAATTTTGTGGCAGTTAAAATCTACAGGATAGCCACTTCAGACTTCAAGAAGATGAACTATTACCTTAACGGAGATCCTAGATTCAACGTCAAGACCAAAAACAAGCGCAAAATCATCTATTCATGGGTTACAAAAGAGTACAAGAACCTCAAAAGGCTTCATGACGCAGGAGTCAACGTGCCTGAGCCTTACACGAGCGCCAATAACGTGCTGTTAATCGAATTCATCGGCGACGAGAACGGAAACCCAGCACAGCCCGTGAGAAACAAGAAGCCTGAAGACCCGGATGAATTCTTCAATAAACTTCTTGTCGAGCTTAAGAAGTTCGTTAATGATGCCAAGCTGGTTCACGGAGACCTGTCCAACTACAACATACTGAATAAAAACGAAACCCCAGTTATAATTGACGTTTCACAGTCAGTAGTTCTGGACAATCCGATATCAAAGGAACTACTTGAAAGGGACATCAACACTCTCGTCAACGAATACACCCGCTTAGGGGTTAAAACGAATTTCGATGAGGTCTGGGAGTACGTCAATCCGAAGTTTTAG
- the eif1A gene encoding translation initiation factor eIF-1A produces the protein MSKPNNNQQEYRRVRTPKKGEIPGVVEQIMGHGKLKVRCADGHIRMTRIPGKMKKRIWIREGDVILVKPWDFQSDEKGDVIWRYTKTESNWLERKGYLKM, from the coding sequence TTGTCTAAACCTAATAACAATCAGCAAGAGTACAGGAGGGTAAGAACTCCGAAGAAAGGGGAAATACCTGGCGTAGTTGAACAGATAATGGGGCACGGTAAACTTAAAGTCAGATGTGCGGACGGACACATCAGAATGACAAGAATACCTGGAAAAATGAAAAAACGTATTTGGATTCGTGAAGGGGACGTTATCCTCGTAAAACCTTGGGATTTCCAATCCGATGAAAAAGGAGACGTAATCTGGAGATACACCAAAACAGAATCCAACTGGCTTGAAAGAAAAGGTTACTTGAAAATGTAA
- a CDS encoding molybdenum cofactor synthesis domain-containing protein, with the protein MGTEFLKIKECEEAQDIIQELFDKYCKAQSEEIDCEDAYGRVLYNDVYSRMDFPPFDKALKDGFAILSEDSFGASEESPNTLEVIDFLEAGSITDKKVEKGKCVEISTGAAMPEGADAVVMVEYSEKFDDKVNLLTTATPSQDVAKKGSDIEEGNLILKKGDVLNPGKIGVLLSQGFKTIEVFKKPSVGVISSGNEITMQGEDLPFGKIYDVNGNMIKNDAISCGCDARFLGVVRDNYDQVKEKIQESLKEVDVLLCSGGTSAGLGDVIKHVLDELGEVYIHGISVQPGKPTIVGVIDEKLVIGLPGNPVSALMIFNAFVAPPLTKMAGIERDFESKVVNGVMTRRIHSPVGRMQYQLVKVDGSDVHPIFKDSGAIFSLSSADGYVKVEKSVELLDEGEEVEVYLFN; encoded by the coding sequence ATGGGTACCGAATTTTTAAAAATAAAAGAGTGCGAAGAGGCACAGGATATTATACAGGAATTATTTGACAAGTACTGCAAGGCTCAAAGCGAAGAGATAGACTGCGAAGATGCCTATGGAAGGGTATTATATAATGACGTTTACAGCAGGATGGATTTTCCTCCTTTTGACAAGGCTTTAAAGGACGGATTTGCAATATTGTCCGAAGACAGTTTCGGCGCTTCAGAAGAGTCACCGAATACTCTTGAAGTAATCGATTTTCTTGAAGCCGGCTCAATCACAGATAAAAAGGTTGAAAAGGGCAAGTGCGTTGAGATAAGTACTGGCGCAGCTATGCCCGAAGGGGCCGACGCCGTAGTGATGGTCGAATACTCAGAAAAGTTCGACGATAAGGTAAATCTCCTTACGACAGCAACTCCGTCCCAGGATGTTGCAAAGAAAGGCTCAGACATTGAGGAAGGAAACTTAATCCTTAAAAAGGGTGATGTCCTCAATCCGGGAAAAATCGGCGTATTACTCTCACAGGGCTTCAAGACGATAGAAGTCTTTAAAAAGCCTTCTGTCGGCGTAATATCATCCGGAAATGAAATCACGATGCAGGGTGAGGATTTGCCGTTCGGTAAAATCTATGATGTTAACGGAAACATGATTAAAAATGACGCAATCTCCTGCGGATGCGATGCAAGGTTTTTGGGCGTTGTACGTGACAACTACGATCAGGTAAAGGAAAAGATTCAGGAATCCTTGAAAGAAGTTGATGTCCTTTTATGCTCCGGAGGAACCTCAGCAGGTCTTGGGGATGTAATAAAGCACGTTCTCGATGAGTTAGGTGAAGTATACATCCACGGAATCTCAGTTCAGCCTGGAAAGCCTACAATCGTTGGAGTCATTGACGAAAAGCTCGTTATCGGACTTCCTGGAAATCCCGTATCAGCGCTCATGATATTCAACGCCTTTGTAGCTCCGCCGCTAACCAAAATGGCTGGAATCGAAAGGGATTTCGAATCTAAAGTTGTTAATGGAGTAATGACAAGAAGAATCCACTCTCCTGTGGGACGTATGCAGTATCAGCTCGTAAAGGTTGACGGAAGCGACGTGCACCCAATATTTAAGGATTCCGGTGCCATATTCTCATTATCAAGTGCCGACGGTTATGTGAAAGTGGAAAAATCCGTCGAACTGCTTGATGAGGGAGAGGAAGTCGAAGTTTATTTATTCAACTAA
- a CDS encoding GyrI-like domain-containing protein: MEYEVKVIPDQTIAVINYKGPIEDLEILVSKLMGWAEAEELEVLSDPFVVYYSQRYEVNEGDAVFDVGIVLGEEADEKDIIRVVDMVEHKVLSGIHEGATDNIMESYAELVEIAEANNYDIIGSPKEVFVKSVFNHDNEDEYITEIQLPIIEM, from the coding sequence ATGGAATATGAAGTGAAGGTCATTCCAGACCAGACAATTGCAGTCATTAATTATAAAGGTCCGATTGAAGATTTGGAGATTCTTGTCTCTAAGCTGATGGGTTGGGCCGAAGCTGAAGAGCTTGAAGTCTTAAGCGATCCTTTTGTCGTTTACTATTCACAGAGATACGAGGTAAACGAAGGCGATGCGGTCTTTGACGTGGGAATCGTCCTGGGCGAAGAGGCCGACGAAAAGGATATCATCCGTGTCGTCGACATGGTTGAACATAAGGTTTTAAGCGGAATACACGAAGGTGCAACCGACAATATTATGGAAAGCTATGCTGAACTGGTTGAAATAGCTGAGGCGAACAATTACGACATTATCGGTTCACCAAAGGAAGTATTTGTTAAAAGCGTTTTCAATCATGACAATGAAGATGAATACATTACTGAAATTCAATTGCCTATTATAGAAATGTGA
- a CDS encoding SseB family protein, translated as MGLREFLNISPKDATKEDNDALIQELKTAQLIMPIEITSNIDLDDIEEGDIIEFDDGLRFKPIKIVNENGDVFIPLYSDDLQLPEPTSAIDIYAKNLAEMIDDNPENISGVVINPFSNYSVEVEMDSFLKLFED; from the coding sequence ATGGGATTAAGGGAATTTCTCAACATCAGTCCAAAAGACGCCACAAAAGAGGATAATGACGCATTAATACAGGAGCTTAAGACTGCACAGCTTATAATGCCAATAGAAATAACTTCCAACATCGATTTGGATGACATTGAAGAGGGAGACATCATTGAATTCGATGATGGGCTTCGCTTCAAGCCAATAAAAATAGTTAATGAAAATGGAGATGTATTCATTCCGCTCTACAGTGATGATTTACAGCTTCCGGAGCCTACATCAGCCATTGACATTTATGCCAAGAATCTGGCAGAAATGATTGATGACAATCCGGAAAATATAAGTGGTGTGGTAATTAATCCATTCAGCAACTACAGCGTAGAAGTTGAAATGGATTCTTTCTTAAAACTGTTTGAAGATTAG